A section of the Pedobacter sp. HDW13 genome encodes:
- a CDS encoding AI-2E family transporter: MKDKLSFLPKLALVLFCLISLTYIAILGQSLLAPLLFSFLMGILLLPVANFLEQRFKFKRSLSTLVSVILMIAVIGGIVYFFGNQLSDLWADWPLLKEKADVSYHELQHWISKTFHVNSEKQLAYLNDSTEKALATSATIVATTLATLSSTLLFLGFTLLFTFFILNYRRILYTFLTSVFKEEHKEKVSEIVSQIQYIIKKYIIGLFLQMLIVTILMITVLSLLGVKYAVLLGLVAGIFNVVPYLGIFFALLISCLITFATAGAGKVLLVLIAFVGVHAIDGNILMPLVVGSKVKINALFAFIGIVVGEMIWGISGMFLCIPYLAMLKIIFDRIDNLKPWGILMGEEHKPEKKKRVYRITKKIKLEEKD, encoded by the coding sequence ATGAAAGACAAACTATCATTCCTGCCTAAACTTGCGCTGGTTCTCTTCTGCTTAATCAGCCTAACTTACATTGCCATTTTAGGGCAATCGCTTCTGGCGCCACTTCTTTTCTCCTTTTTAATGGGGATTTTATTATTACCGGTAGCCAATTTTTTGGAACAGCGGTTTAAATTTAAAAGAAGTTTATCAACACTGGTTTCGGTGATATTAATGATCGCTGTAATTGGCGGAATTGTATATTTTTTTGGCAACCAGTTGAGCGATTTATGGGCCGACTGGCCTTTGTTAAAAGAGAAAGCCGATGTTTCTTACCATGAACTGCAGCATTGGATTTCGAAAACCTTTCATGTAAATTCAGAAAAACAACTGGCTTACCTAAACGATAGTACCGAAAAAGCCCTGGCTACAAGTGCCACTATTGTAGCCACTACATTGGCTACCTTATCTTCTACCCTCTTATTCCTGGGTTTCACCTTATTGTTTACGTTTTTCATCCTAAACTACCGCAGGATATTGTATACCTTTTTAACATCTGTTTTTAAAGAAGAACACAAAGAGAAGGTAAGCGAAATCGTATCGCAAATCCAGTATATCATTAAGAAATACATCATTGGCTTGTTCTTACAAATGCTAATCGTAACCATCTTAATGATTACCGTATTGAGCCTTTTAGGTGTAAAATATGCGGTTTTATTGGGTTTGGTAGCAGGTATTTTTAATGTGGTTCCATATCTGGGCATTTTCTTCGCTTTGCTCATTAGCTGTTTAATTACATTCGCCACTGCTGGTGCAGGTAAAGTACTGTTGGTTTTAATTGCTTTTGTTGGCGTTCATGCCATTGATGGAAATATTTTAATGCCATTGGTGGTGGGTTCTAAAGTAAAAATAAATGCCTTATTTGCTTTTATCGGCATTGTTGTTGGCGAAATGATCTGGGGTATTTCGGGTATGTTTTTATGTATTCCTTATTTGGCTATGCTCAAAATCATTTTCGACCGGATAGATAACCTTAAACCCTGGGGCATTTTAATGGGCGAAGAACATAAACCTGAGAAGAAAAAACGGGTTTACCGCATCACCAAAAAAATTAAACTGGAAGAAAAAGATTAG